From one Candidatus Chlorobium masyuteum genomic stretch:
- a CDS encoding DMT family transporter, translated as MHWIYLIIAILFEVSGTTCMKFSFGFSKLVPSLFIFIFYALSFTFLSLALKVLPVGLTYAIWSAVGTAIITLIGVIWFGEGINAVKLFSLLFIIIGVAGLHFSQEHVH; from the coding sequence ATGCACTGGATCTACCTTATCATTGCAATCCTGTTTGAAGTATCCGGCACAACCTGCATGAAGTTTTCCTTTGGGTTCAGCAAACTTGTGCCATCACTTTTTATCTTTATTTTCTACGCATTGAGCTTTACCTTTCTTTCGCTGGCACTCAAGGTACTTCCTGTCGGTCTGACCTACGCCATCTGGTCTGCGGTCGGTACAGCAATCATTACCCTTATCGGTGTTATCTGGTTCGGCGAAGGAATCAATGCCGTCAAGCTCTTCTCCCTGCTTTTCATTATTATCGGCGTAGCAGGGTTGCATTTCAGTCAGGAACATGTTCACTAA
- a CDS encoding MFS transporter — MNERPSIHKLGPVTLAPSVLPHHAWTYLFAAFFSIGLVTFVSIGQAYILNEHLKIPTSRQGTISGNLVFWTEIVTLLFFVPAGVLMDRIGRKPVYSAGFVIVALAYALYPLSRSIEELTIYRMIYALGIVALTGALSTVMIDYPAERSRGKLIAITGFLNGLGIVALNSFFGGLPHRLVAKGFSGSDAGLYTHFAIAGVALISAVVVGFGLKGGTEVRKEERPPLRNLISSGISCAKNPRILLSYGAAFVARGDQSIIGTFLPLWGTTAGIAMGMEPAEAVKKGMMIFIISQGAALLWAPVIGPLIDRWNRVTALIVCMGLASIGYLSLGLIGNPHEPGSIIFFVLLGIGQISSFLGAQSLIGQEAPKAERGSVIGMFNICGAAGILVITTVGGRLFDSMSPKAPFIVVGAINTVVMLAALYVRIKFPGRGYSREEHDSPPKSHLD, encoded by the coding sequence ATGAACGAACGACCTTCGATCCATAAACTCGGGCCGGTTACCCTTGCACCCTCGGTTCTCCCCCATCATGCCTGGACCTATCTCTTCGCAGCTTTTTTCTCTATCGGACTGGTTACCTTTGTTTCAATCGGGCAGGCCTATATCCTCAATGAACACCTGAAAATCCCCACCTCCCGGCAGGGAACCATCAGTGGCAACCTTGTTTTCTGGACGGAGATCGTCACCCTGCTCTTTTTTGTGCCAGCCGGGGTTCTGATGGATCGTATCGGTCGCAAACCGGTCTACAGTGCAGGATTTGTCATTGTTGCACTGGCTTATGCGCTCTACCCTCTCTCCCGATCTATTGAAGAGCTGACCATCTACCGGATGATCTATGCGCTTGGTATTGTTGCCCTTACCGGAGCGCTCTCCACGGTGATGATCGACTACCCTGCCGAGCGTTCAAGGGGAAAACTTATTGCCATCACCGGATTTCTCAACGGCCTTGGAATTGTTGCACTGAACTCGTTTTTCGGCGGCCTGCCGCATCGGCTGGTTGCCAAAGGGTTCAGCGGCAGTGATGCCGGGCTCTACACCCACTTCGCCATCGCCGGAGTTGCCCTGATTTCCGCTGTCGTTGTCGGATTCGGCCTTAAAGGGGGCACTGAAGTCCGCAAGGAGGAGCGTCCGCCTCTGCGCAACCTGATCTCAAGCGGTATCAGTTGCGCCAAAAACCCGAGAATCCTGCTCTCCTATGGCGCAGCGTTTGTAGCCCGTGGGGATCAATCCATTATCGGGACCTTTCTGCCGCTCTGGGGAACAACAGCGGGAATCGCCATGGGCATGGAGCCTGCTGAAGCGGTCAAGAAAGGAATGATGATCTTTATTATCTCTCAAGGAGCAGCACTGCTCTGGGCGCCGGTCATCGGTCCGCTGATCGACCGGTGGAACCGGGTAACGGCACTGATTGTCTGCATGGGGCTGGCAAGCATCGGCTATCTTTCGCTCGGCCTTATCGGCAATCCGCATGAGCCGGGCTCAATCATCTTTTTTGTTCTGCTCGGCATCGGCCAGATCAGCTCGTTTCTCGGAGCGCAGTCGCTTATCGGTCAGGAGGCGCCAAAAGCAGAGCGGGGATCGGTAATAGGGATGTTCAATATCTGCGGTGCGGCAGGAATTCTGGTCATCACAACCGTCGGAGGACGGCTTTTTGACTCCATGAGCCCGAAGGCGCCGTTTATTGTTGTCGGCGCCATCAATACGGTTGTCATGCTTGCAGCGCTCTATGTCCGGATCAAATTTCCGGGCAGAGGTTACAGCAGGGAGGAGCACGATTCTCCCCCAAAAAGTCATCTCGACTGA
- the fmt gene encoding methionyl-tRNA formyltransferase, whose product MRIVFMGTPEFAVPSLQAIAELKSEFEPVLVVTGSDKPRRKKNAEAEPCPVKQAALALGLPVYETDDVSSPEFAATVAACRADAIVVAAFRILPPAVYEQARLGAFNLHASILPAYRGAAPINWAIMRGEKETGVTTFFLQKSVDTGNIILTAKTPVAPEENATDLARRLSVIGAGVVVETLRLMASGSVPVSGQDDSLASRAPKLTRDNTRINWSQPAAELHNFIRALALRPSAWTTFEGKTMKIFKASVAASEIASSSEQPGTILVKDGHLFAKGSDGWIELLSLQLEGRKPMEATEFLRGFRHDRDTICFV is encoded by the coding sequence ATGAGAATTGTTTTTATGGGAACACCCGAATTTGCCGTTCCCTCCCTGCAGGCAATAGCTGAATTGAAGAGTGAATTTGAACCGGTTCTGGTGGTCACCGGTTCGGACAAGCCCAGAAGAAAAAAAAATGCCGAAGCGGAACCCTGCCCTGTAAAACAGGCAGCGCTTGCGCTTGGGTTGCCGGTTTACGAAACCGATGATGTTTCCAGTCCGGAGTTTGCTGCAACGGTTGCCGCCTGCCGGGCGGACGCCATTGTTGTGGCTGCTTTCCGCATTCTGCCGCCAGCGGTTTATGAACAGGCCCGACTTGGCGCATTTAATCTGCACGCATCGATTCTTCCCGCCTACAGGGGAGCCGCCCCGATCAACTGGGCCATTATGCGTGGTGAAAAGGAGACCGGAGTGACAACATTTTTTCTCCAGAAGAGTGTTGATACCGGAAACATTATTCTCACCGCAAAAACTCCCGTTGCACCTGAAGAAAACGCTACCGATCTTGCCCGACGCCTCTCGGTAATCGGAGCCGGAGTTGTTGTCGAAACCCTCCGCTTGATGGCTTCCGGCTCGGTTCCGGTTTCCGGTCAGGATGATTCCCTTGCGTCACGTGCGCCCAAACTCACCCGCGACAACACCCGGATTAACTGGTCGCAGCCGGCAGCGGAGCTCCATAACTTTATCAGGGCTCTTGCCCTCAGGCCCTCGGCATGGACCACGTTTGAGGGTAAAACCATGAAGATCTTCAAGGCATCAGTGGCAGCATCCGAAATTGCATCTTCATCCGAACAACCCGGAACCATTCTTGTCAAGGATGGCCACCTCTTTGCCAAAGGCTCTGACGGCTGGATTGAACTGCTCTCCCTGCAACTCGAAGGCCGCAAACCGATGGAGGCCACCGAATTCCTCCGCGGCTTCCGCCACGACCGGGATACGATCTGTTTTGTGTAA
- a CDS encoding AbrB/MazE/SpoVT family DNA-binding domain-containing protein has translation MAQVRVRNKHQITIPSRIAESADIKPDDMLDVTFKNGVITLIPVARTKRKDSPLAYAGIARGLWGKTTSEIEIELGKNRGSWER, from the coding sequence ATGGCACAAGTCCGAGTAAGAAACAAACACCAGATCACGATACCCTCGCGTATTGCTGAATCGGCTGACATCAAGCCGGATGACATGCTTGATGTCACATTCAAAAACGGTGTTATTACCCTCATACCCGTCGCAAGAACCAAGAGGAAGGACTCTCCGCTGGCTTATGCCGGCATCGCAAGAGGGTTATGGGGTAAGACCACATCGGAAATTGAGATTGAGCTTGGGAAAAACCGTGGATCATGGGAGCGCTAA
- a CDS encoding type II toxin-antitoxin system VapC family toxin, translated as MGALKETLDLLQGQQVYLDNNIFIYFLDRNPDYFPFVQPIIEAVASGSIIGCTGDAVIAEILVKPYQSGNFQLVASIKSFFRSENFLSVYSHNAEAFDLAAQLRARYNQKFIDALHYATAIIAGCKFIITNDSGIKSNNLIEVIHLSALLAK; from the coding sequence ATGGGAGCGCTAAAGGAAACGCTCGACCTGTTACAGGGTCAGCAGGTCTATCTGGACAACAATATTTTTATCTACTTTCTGGACCGGAACCCCGATTACTTCCCATTTGTGCAGCCAATTATTGAGGCTGTTGCATCTGGATCAATAATTGGCTGTACAGGAGATGCTGTGATTGCAGAGATACTTGTAAAGCCTTACCAGTCAGGTAACTTCCAACTGGTTGCAAGCATAAAATCGTTTTTCAGATCAGAAAATTTTCTCTCTGTATATTCCCACAATGCTGAAGCATTTGATCTTGCTGCACAATTGCGAGCCAGGTACAACCAAAAATTTATAGATGCTTTGCACTACGCAACAGCAATTATAGCAGGGTGTAAATTTATCATTACCAACGACAGCGGCATCAAATCAAACAACCTCATTGAGGTAATCCATCTTTCCGCATTGCTGGCCAAATAA
- a CDS encoding DegT/DnrJ/EryC1/StrS family aminotransferase, translating to MQFIDLLSQKDRIRTPLLQRLERIVDSCQFIMGPEVTELESRLAAYVGSRHCVSCSSGTDALLMPLLAKGIGPGDAVLTTPFTFFATAEVISLVGATPVFVDVCPDTFNINPELVCRGVEEALAKGLKPKALIPIDLFGLPAYYERIEAVAASFNLWILEDAAQGFGGSFRGRKAGSFGLVGATSFFPAKPLGCYGDGGAIFTDDDELDLLLRSVRIHGSGVDKYNNERIGINGRLDSFQAAVLLEKLAIFDDELDARQRVADSYSRRLEGRVTVPRIPEGYRSAWAQYSLLAASSSERDQLMQALQKEGIPTMIYYKIPLHLQKAYASLNYKTGDFPVSEDMSSRVFSLPMHPYLKDEEVERICEVLLACQ from the coding sequence ATGCAATTTATCGATCTGCTTTCACAGAAAGACCGGATTCGCACACCGCTTCTTCAGCGCCTTGAGCGCATTGTGGATAGTTGCCAGTTTATCATGGGGCCGGAAGTGACCGAGCTTGAGTCACGTCTGGCCGCTTATGTCGGTTCACGTCACTGTGTCTCCTGCTCCTCAGGTACCGATGCCCTGCTCATGCCTCTTCTTGCAAAAGGGATCGGACCGGGGGATGCCGTGCTGACCACGCCGTTTACCTTTTTTGCTACTGCTGAAGTGATCAGTCTTGTCGGTGCGACGCCGGTGTTTGTTGATGTTTGTCCTGACACCTTTAATATCAACCCCGAGCTTGTCTGCAGGGGTGTCGAGGAGGCTCTCGCAAAAGGGTTGAAGCCAAAGGCACTTATTCCCATCGATCTTTTCGGGCTGCCGGCTTATTATGAGCGTATCGAGGCGGTCGCCGCCTCGTTCAATCTCTGGATCCTTGAGGATGCCGCACAGGGTTTTGGCGGCAGTTTCAGAGGGCGCAAGGCCGGCAGTTTCGGTCTTGTCGGGGCGACATCGTTTTTCCCTGCCAAACCGCTCGGGTGCTATGGTGATGGAGGCGCAATTTTTACTGATGATGATGAGCTTGACCTTCTGCTGCGTTCGGTCAGGATTCACGGCAGCGGTGTTGACAAATACAATAATGAGCGGATCGGTATCAACGGCAGGCTTGACTCTTTCCAGGCTGCGGTGCTGCTTGAAAAACTCGCCATATTTGATGACGAACTTGATGCCCGCCAGCGTGTTGCTGATTCCTACAGCAGGAGGCTTGAGGGGAGAGTCACGGTACCCCGGATTCCTGAAGGATACCGGTCGGCATGGGCGCAATACTCCTTACTTGCCGCTTCATCTTCAGAGCGCGATCAGCTCATGCAGGCCTTGCAGAAAGAGGGGATACCGACAATGATCTACTACAAGATTCCGCTGCATCTCCAGAAAGCCTATGCTTCGCTCAACTATAAAACGGGGGATTTCCCGGTTTCAGAGGATATGAGTTCAAGAGTCTTTTCGCTTCCGATGCATCCCTACCTGAAGGATGAGGAGGTAGAGAGGATATGCGAGGTTCTGCTCGCCTGTCAATAG
- a CDS encoding glutamate-5-semialdehyde dehydrogenase, producing the protein MQETIIRQLALVQQASREIITLSDASINSVLSDLAQKIPLHSDALLLANRKDLERMDPLDPMYDRLLLNAARLEGIAGDIGNVASLPSPLDLVLEERELPNSLGLKKVTVPMGVIGIIYEARPNVTFDVFALCLKSGNATVLKGGSDALHSNLAIVELIHSVLREHNINPDVLYLLPAEREAAAVMLNAVGYIDMIIPRGSQKLIDFVRNNAKVPVIETGAGIVHTYFDKSGNLELGKKVIFNAKTRRPSVCNALDTLVMHCDRLNDLAALVEPLQEKQVVLFADEPAYSKLQGFYPEALLKRAEPEHFGTEFLSLRMSVKTVSSLEEALDHIARYSSRHSEAIITDDPSAKATFLKRVDAAVVYANTSTAFTDGAQFGLGAEIGISTQKLHARGPMALRELTTYKWIIEGVGQTRP; encoded by the coding sequence ATGCAGGAAACCATCATTCGACAGCTTGCTTTGGTTCAGCAGGCAAGCAGAGAGATCATCACCCTCAGCGATGCAAGCATCAACAGCGTGCTCTCTGATCTTGCACAGAAAATCCCCCTGCACAGCGATGCACTGCTCCTTGCAAACAGGAAAGACCTTGAGCGGATGGATCCTCTTGATCCCATGTATGACCGCCTTCTGTTGAACGCAGCGCGTCTTGAGGGCATTGCCGGGGATATCGGCAATGTTGCCTCGCTCCCCTCTCCGCTTGATCTGGTGCTTGAAGAGCGGGAACTGCCTAACAGCCTTGGACTGAAAAAAGTAACCGTGCCCATGGGCGTAATCGGTATCATCTATGAAGCACGCCCGAACGTCACCTTCGATGTTTTTGCGCTCTGCCTGAAATCCGGCAATGCAACCGTGCTGAAAGGCGGCAGCGACGCATTGCATTCAAATCTGGCCATTGTTGAGCTGATCCACTCGGTCCTCAGAGAGCACAATATCAATCCCGATGTGCTCTATCTGCTTCCTGCCGAACGTGAAGCCGCAGCCGTGATGCTCAATGCGGTCGGCTATATCGACATGATCATTCCCCGGGGCAGCCAGAAACTGATCGATTTTGTCCGCAACAACGCAAAGGTTCCGGTTATCGAAACCGGTGCCGGAATTGTGCACACCTACTTCGATAAGAGCGGTAACCTTGAGCTTGGTAAAAAGGTCATATTCAACGCCAAAACCCGCCGTCCAAGTGTATGCAACGCTCTTGATACGCTCGTAATGCACTGCGACCGCCTCAATGACCTTGCTGCCCTCGTGGAGCCCCTGCAGGAGAAGCAGGTGGTGCTGTTTGCCGATGAACCGGCCTACAGTAAACTCCAGGGGTTCTATCCTGAAGCGCTGCTGAAAAGGGCCGAACCGGAACACTTCGGCACCGAGTTCCTGTCGCTCAGGATGTCGGTCAAAACCGTCTCCTCTCTTGAAGAGGCTCTGGATCATATTGCCCGATACAGCTCCCGGCACAGTGAGGCGATCATAACGGACGATCCGTCAGCAAAAGCCACATTCCTGAAAAGGGTTGATGCTGCCGTTGTCTATGCAAACACCTCAACCGCGTTCACCGACGGTGCGCAGTTCGGCCTTGGAGCGGAGATCGGCATCAGCACCCAGAAGCTGCATGCCAGAGGCCCGATGGCCCTCAGAGAGCTCACTACCTACAAATGGATCATCGAGGGTGTCGGACAAACCAGACCATAG
- the proB gene encoding glutamate 5-kinase, with protein sequence MKHQHPIYRKIVVKVGTNVITGKNGELDLEILDSLTSQIAELQKQGIQVILVSSGAVGAGRSVVKLSGTLAPVAARQVLASTGQIKLISTYNDLFLQHGLVTAQILVTKGDFRDRQHYLNMQTCFSSLLQQNIIPVVNENDAVSVTELMFTDNDELSGLIASMMDVEGYIILSHVDGLFDLKTGNGAIISEIDPSTKHFHQYINPGKSEFGRGGMLTKCHIAQKLSRLGITVHIANGRTPGILLSILNGKKTGTKFLAQKPTHGPKRWIANSEGLEKGAVTINKGAEAALVGDDRANSLLPVGIESVEGRFLKGDIIKVCSTDGAAIGYGMAQYSSEKALQVMGRNGQKPLIHYDYLYIIS encoded by the coding sequence ATGAAGCATCAACATCCGATCTACAGAAAGATTGTCGTAAAAGTCGGCACCAACGTCATTACCGGTAAAAACGGAGAGCTTGACCTTGAGATTCTCGACAGCCTCACGTCACAAATAGCCGAGCTTCAAAAACAGGGAATCCAGGTTATTCTGGTTTCATCCGGTGCCGTCGGGGCAGGTCGCTCGGTGGTAAAGCTCTCCGGAACGCTTGCTCCAGTTGCGGCACGGCAGGTACTTGCGTCAACAGGTCAGATAAAGCTGATCAGCACCTACAACGATCTCTTTTTGCAGCACGGGCTTGTCACGGCACAGATACTGGTCACCAAGGGAGATTTCCGTGACCGTCAGCACTATCTCAATATGCAGACCTGCTTTTCATCCCTTCTGCAGCAGAATATCATCCCTGTTGTTAACGAAAATGATGCCGTCTCGGTCACCGAACTGATGTTTACCGATAACGATGAGCTATCCGGCCTCATTGCATCCATGATGGATGTTGAGGGGTACATTATTCTCTCGCATGTGGACGGGCTTTTCGACCTTAAAACAGGCAATGGAGCCATCATAAGCGAAATCGACCCTTCGACAAAACACTTTCATCAGTATATCAATCCGGGGAAATCGGAGTTCGGACGGGGAGGAATGCTGACCAAATGCCACATAGCGCAAAAACTCTCCCGGCTCGGCATAACCGTCCATATTGCCAACGGACGGACTCCGGGTATTCTGCTCTCGATTCTCAACGGAAAAAAAACAGGCACCAAATTTCTCGCGCAAAAACCAACCCATGGGCCGAAACGGTGGATTGCAAACAGTGAAGGGCTTGAAAAAGGGGCGGTTACCATCAACAAGGGGGCGGAAGCTGCGCTTGTGGGTGATGACCGGGCCAACAGCCTGCTCCCTGTCGGTATTGAATCCGTTGAGGGGCGCTTTCTCAAGGGCGATATTATCAAAGTCTGCTCAACGGATGGAGCCGCGATCGGTTACGGAATGGCACAATACAGCTCCGAAAAAGCACTCCAGGTGATGGGCAGGAATGGCCAGAAACCATTAATTCACTACGATTATCTTTACATAATATCCTGA
- a CDS encoding cation:proton antiporter, giving the protein MLLLSLIDISLPLKNPVLQFSLILFIILFTPLLLNRLKIPSLVSLILAGALVGPHGLNLMLRDSSIILFGTVGLLYIMFLAGLEIDVADFRKNSGNSIMFGLYTFFISIVLGIVVGIYILDFSLLSSILIGSIFASHTLIVYPIVSKLGIAKNTAVNISIGGTIITDTLALLVLAVVAGMSSGVLTTLFWIRLLISITVFGLVVLLLFPVIGRWFFKRFDDSVLQYLFVLAMVFLGGFLAEAAGVDAIIGAFLSGLALNRLISHTSPLMNRIKFVGNAIFIPFFLIGVGMLINIQAFFKDYETIKVAAVITIAATVAKYLSAWITQKLFGFSVDQRRLIFGLISAHAAVALATVLIGYNIITGYTLEGNPVRLLDESVLNGTILFILVTCTLATVIGQKGAQNIALAEADEEIAETGVLTAEERILIPMNDLTTVDELVNLGIIVKSAKNRQGMYALHVADNTMSDEAAAKSAGKILEKAAVAASSTDNELIPLIRYDSDLVNGIAGVIREQKITDLIMGLHYKSILTDSILGSASESILGRCNVTTFIYKSVQPLATIRRTVVVIPADAEHEIGFEHCLQKLIIIQKNIGSRLVIYAAKQTLAFLKERYSAAISDAEYKVFSDWNDFLVISREIKNDDNLIVVMSRKNHLSYHSKMAKIPVYLNRYFRKNSFILIYPVQSGSIDDTGSESAVESVKNTLGRFQGFKQVFDRVGAAYKRKRSDSSNGG; this is encoded by the coding sequence ATGCTGCTCCTGAGCCTGATTGATATATCTCTGCCTTTAAAAAATCCGGTATTACAGTTTTCACTGATACTGTTTATCATTCTTTTTACCCCGCTTCTTCTCAACCGTCTGAAAATCCCGAGTCTGGTAAGTCTTATCCTTGCCGGTGCTCTTGTCGGGCCGCATGGACTCAATCTGATGCTCCGTGACAGCAGCATTATTCTTTTCGGGACGGTTGGTCTGCTCTATATCATGTTTCTTGCCGGGCTGGAGATAGATGTTGCCGATTTTCGTAAAAACAGCGGCAACAGCATCATGTTCGGCCTCTACACCTTTTTCATCTCCATTGTTCTCGGTATTGTCGTCGGGATCTATATTCTTGATTTTTCACTCCTCTCCTCAATCCTTATCGGCAGTATCTTCGCCTCCCATACGCTGATTGTCTACCCGATTGTCAGCAAGCTTGGTATCGCAAAGAATACGGCGGTCAATATTTCCATCGGTGGTACCATTATTACCGACACTCTTGCCCTGCTTGTTCTTGCGGTTGTTGCCGGGATGAGCTCCGGCGTTCTGACAACCCTCTTCTGGATCAGGCTTCTGATTTCCATCACGGTGTTTGGTCTTGTTGTTCTGCTTCTTTTTCCGGTCATTGGCCGATGGTTTTTCAAGCGTTTTGATGACAGTGTGCTGCAGTATCTCTTTGTACTGGCCATGGTGTTTCTCGGTGGGTTTCTTGCCGAGGCAGCCGGTGTTGATGCAATTATCGGTGCCTTTCTCAGCGGACTTGCACTCAACCGTCTGATTTCGCATACATCGCCGCTCATGAACCGGATCAAGTTTGTCGGAAACGCCATCTTTATTCCGTTTTTTCTGATCGGGGTCGGTATGCTTATCAATATCCAGGCCTTCTTCAAGGATTATGAGACCATTAAAGTTGCTGCAGTTATTACCATAGCCGCTACGGTGGCCAAATATCTCTCGGCATGGATCACCCAGAAGCTTTTCGGCTTCTCGGTTGATCAGCGAAGGCTGATTTTCGGCCTTATAAGCGCCCATGCCGCGGTTGCTCTTGCAACGGTTTTGATCGGCTACAACATCATTACCGGCTACACCCTTGAGGGTAATCCCGTCAGACTGCTTGATGAAAGTGTATTGAACGGCACCATTCTCTTTATTCTCGTCACCTGTACACTTGCTACGGTTATCGGCCAGAAAGGGGCCCAGAATATCGCGCTTGCCGAAGCAGACGAAGAGATTGCCGAAACAGGAGTTCTGACCGCTGAAGAACGGATACTTATTCCGATGAACGACCTCACTACGGTTGATGAGCTGGTCAACCTCGGTATAATCGTCAAATCGGCAAAAAATCGTCAGGGTATGTATGCCCTGCATGTTGCCGATAACACCATGAGTGATGAGGCGGCGGCAAAGAGTGCCGGTAAAATTCTTGAAAAAGCAGCGGTTGCAGCCTCTTCAACCGATAATGAGCTGATTCCCCTGATCCGCTATGACAGTGATCTGGTAAACGGCATCGCCGGAGTGATCAGGGAGCAGAAAATCACCGACCTGATAATGGGTCTGCACTACAAGAGCATTCTTACTGACAGTATTCTGGGCAGTGCATCGGAAAGCATTCTTGGCCGGTGTAATGTCACAACCTTTATCTACAAATCTGTTCAGCCACTTGCAACAATCAGGCGCACGGTAGTGGTTATTCCTGCCGATGCTGAACATGAAATCGGCTTTGAGCACTGTCTGCAGAAGCTGATCATCATACAGAAAAACATCGGAAGCCGACTGGTGATATACGCAGCAAAGCAAACTCTTGCTTTTCTGAAAGAGCGCTATTCGGCAGCTATTTCCGATGCCGAGTACAAGGTTTTCAGTGATTGGAATGATTTTCTCGTGATTTCCAGGGAGATAAAAAATGATGACAATCTCATCGTTGTGATGAGCCGGAAAAATCATCTCTCCTATCACAGCAAAATGGCCAAAATTCCGGTCTATCTTAACCGGTACTTCCGGAAAAACAGCTTTATCCTGATCTATCCTGTACAGAGCGGCAGCATTGACGATACCGGTTCAGAGAGTGCGGTTGAGTCGGTCAAAAATACGCTCGGCCGGTTTCAGGGTTTTAAACAGGTTTTTGACAGGGTTGGCGCGGCCTATAAAAGAAAGAGATCGGATTCCTCCAATGGCGGGTAA
- a CDS encoding ABC transporter ATP-binding protein, translating to MLEARNITKTYTLPGQQAIPILRGIDLNIGEGEMVTIVGASGSGKTTLLNVLGTLDTPDSGEILFDGEQLFMDKKYTLSPKALAKFRNRKIGFVFQFHHLLSDFTAIENVAMPEFIATGKLPPAKKRAAELLASLGLSERLDHLPSELSGGEQQRVAIARALMNRPKLVLADEPSGNLDSKNSRMLYELMAKLSKERKTSFIIVTHNEEYAALSDRCLHMQDGLLHAGIEKVL from the coding sequence ATGCTTGAAGCCAGAAACATCACCAAGACCTATACCCTTCCGGGTCAGCAGGCAATTCCGATCCTCAGGGGAATCGATCTCAACATCGGTGAAGGAGAGATGGTGACCATTGTGGGGGCATCAGGAAGCGGCAAAACAACACTGCTCAATGTGCTCGGCACTCTCGACACACCCGACAGCGGAGAGATCCTCTTTGACGGCGAGCAGCTCTTCATGGATAAAAAATACACCCTCTCGCCAAAAGCACTGGCCAAGTTCCGGAACCGGAAGATCGGGTTTGTCTTCCAGTTCCACCACCTCCTGAGTGACTTCACGGCCATTGAAAATGTGGCCATGCCGGAGTTCATTGCAACAGGCAAACTCCCTCCGGCAAAAAAGCGTGCCGCCGAGCTGCTTGCAAGCCTCGGACTCTCTGAACGGCTCGACCATCTGCCTTCGGAGCTCTCCGGAGGAGAACAGCAGCGGGTTGCCATTGCCCGTGCCCTGATGAACCGGCCAAAACTTGTGCTTGCCGATGAACCGAGCGGCAACCTCGACAGCAAAAACAGCCGCATGCTCTATGAGCTGATGGCAAAACTGAGCAAGGAACGCAAAACCTCTTTTATCATTGTCACCCACAATGAGGAGTATGCCGCCCTCTCCGACCGCTGCCTCCACATGCAGGACGGATTGCTGCATGCGGGCATTGAAAAAGTACTGTAA
- the def gene encoding peptide deformylase, translated as MILPINIYSDDILRQKAKPLKGIDRTIEELIASMFESMRNAEGIGLAAPQVGHSVRLLVLDLSCIDNYANEKPMVVINPHILAVSGCNVMEEGCLSIPGVNGDVERPAVISLKYRDEHFLERTREFSGMLARALQHEIDHLDGTLFVDRMEKRSRKKIQKELTDIASGIIDAEYPVVSPANVATQG; from the coding sequence ATGATTTTACCGATCAACATCTATAGTGATGATATTCTTCGACAGAAAGCAAAGCCTCTCAAAGGCATTGACCGCACCATTGAGGAGCTTATTGCCTCCATGTTCGAGTCGATGCGCAACGCCGAAGGGATAGGGCTTGCGGCCCCTCAGGTTGGCCATTCGGTTCGGCTTCTTGTGCTGGATCTCTCCTGCATTGACAACTATGCCAATGAAAAGCCGATGGTGGTCATCAATCCGCATATTCTCGCTGTCAGCGGTTGCAATGTTATGGAAGAGGGGTGCCTGAGTATTCCCGGTGTTAACGGGGATGTGGAGCGTCCGGCCGTCATCTCGCTTAAATACCGTGATGAGCATTTCCTGGAGCGGACCCGTGAGTTCTCCGGTATGCTGGCCAGAGCGTTGCAGCATGAAATTGATCATCTTGACGGGACGCTCTTTGTTGACCGGATGGAAAAGCGCAGCCGGAAAAAGATACAGAAAGAGCTGACGGATATTGCCTCGGGTATTATCGACGCGGAGTATCCTGTTGTCTCTCCAGCCAATGTTGCAACTCAGGGTTGA